The region AGCGCGCCCTGGACGTGGTGGCGCGTGCCGGTGGCGAGGTGACCGCCGTGCTGGTGGAAGAGGGCGACGCCGTGCGCGAGGGCCAACTCATGGCGCAGTTGGATCCCAGCGACGCACGTCTGGCGCTGGCGGAAGCCCAGGCGCACTACGACAACATCCAGCGGGAATTCGCCCGCACCAGCGAGCTCGCCAAGCATGGCGGGGTCACCGACCAGGAACTGGAGAACCAGCGCTACCAGATCGAGTTGCGCACCATCGCCTTGGAACGCTCCCGCCAGCAACTGACCGATACCGAGATCCGTTCGCCGATCACCGGAATCGTCGGCGAACGCTCGGTGGAGCCCGGCGCTACCATCTCGTCGAACGCGCGCCTGTTCCACGTGCTCGACCCGGATCCGCTGTTGGCGGTGATCCATATCCCCGAAGCCGGCCGCCGGAGCCTGCGCGTGGGGCAGGATGTTCAGGTTCAGGCGGCAGGCGGCGTGCAGGCCTCCGGAACGATCAACCTGATCAGCCCGGTGGTCGACGCGGAGTCCGGCACGGTCAAGGTCACCGTGGAGCTCGCGGGGGCCGGCACGCTGGTGCCGGGGTCGTTCGTGACCGTTCAGGTGCCGACCGAGACCCGCGAAAATGCCCTGGTGGTGCCCAAGCGTGCGATTCTCCTGGAGCGGGACCAGAGCATCGTCTATCGCGTCCAGGAGGGTGTGGCGGTACGCACGCCCGTGGCGGTGGGCCTGTCGGCACAGGACACGGTCGAGGTCACCAGCGGCCTGAACGCCGGCGACGCGGTGGTGACGGTCGGCCATGAGTCGTTGCGCGACGGCGCCGCCGTGCGGACGGCCGGCGAGCCGTTGCCTGAGACCGCTACGG is a window of Spirochaetaceae bacterium DNA encoding:
- a CDS encoding efflux RND transporter periplasmic adaptor subunit → MHSIRTGLAVAGVVSLAVALGGCDVVNNILGRSEGQAGSAAGGFGGGGFGGGGFGGQASALPVVTAEVARQTVSSFLVATTTLSPERALDVVARAGGEVTAVLVEEGDAVREGQLMAQLDPSDARLALAEAQAHYDNIQREFARTSELAKHGGVTDQELENQRYQIELRTIALERSRQQLTDTEIRSPITGIVGERSVEPGATISSNARLFHVLDPDPLLAVIHIPEAGRRSLRVGQDVQVQAAGGVQASGTINLISPVVDAESGTVKVTVELAGAGTLVPGSFVTVQVPTETRENALVVPKRAILLERDQSIVYRVQEGVAVRTPVAVGLSAQDTVEVTSGLNAGDAVVTVGHESLRDGAAVRTAGEPLPETATAGGARGGGAGAGGFDLSQLPAERREALFERLLQNADFKEAYDAKLEEDPAVARDDDKKLAFMQEQIAAMGGMGAIFGGGGGGGGARGAAGGGQAGAGGQSGGGQAGGGTQSGEAGQAAESAPATTAAA